The following coding sequences are from one Flexibacter flexilis DSM 6793 window:
- a CDS encoding tyrosine-protein phosphatase, with protein MHSHLLPGIDDGAANMEETLQLIEAFMQNGYKHLITTPHVIDDFYKNTPEIILRKLAEVRQAVAAKGWDIKIDAAAEYLIDEFFLEKLNNNVPFLSFGANKYVLIETPFMNEPMYLKDVIFKLQSAGYWPVFAHPERYTYLCNDFKRAKEIFNTGVLFQVNLPSLAGYYSRPIQQLAERLVDENMVHFVGSDCHKMKHIDALEQTKRTKHYKKLLEMPLLNHSL; from the coding sequence CTCATCGAAGCATTTATGCAGAATGGTTACAAACACTTGATTACTACGCCGCACGTCATCGACGATTTTTATAAAAATACGCCCGAAATCATTTTGAGAAAATTAGCCGAAGTACGCCAAGCCGTTGCCGCCAAAGGCTGGGACATCAAGATTGATGCCGCCGCCGAATACTTGATAGACGAGTTTTTCTTGGAAAAACTAAATAATAATGTTCCATTTCTGAGTTTTGGAGCCAATAAGTACGTGCTTATCGAAACGCCGTTTATGAATGAGCCAATGTATTTGAAAGATGTTATCTTCAAACTGCAAAGCGCGGGTTATTGGCCAGTATTTGCCCACCCCGAACGCTACACGTATTTGTGCAACGATTTTAAACGTGCCAAAGAAATTTTCAATACGGGCGTGTTGTTTCAAGTGAACTTGCCATCGCTGGCGGGATATTATTCGCGCCCAATTCAGCAGTTAGCCGAACGCCTAGTTGATGAAAATATGGTGCATTTTGTGGGTAGCGATTGCCATAAAATGAAGCATATCGACGCGCTGGAACAGACAAAACGCACAAAACACTACAAAAAGCTATTAGAAATGCCATTATTAAACCATTCATTATGA